CCGATCTGGCTAGGATCGGAGCCGCAGCACACGGTCGACGAGCAAGGGGTATCCGTGACGGACAGCGATGGGCTCGCGAGCATGCTTGCCGACGGACTCGGCGTCGTTCCCCGCGAGTCGGTCGTCAGCTCGGTGGCGCGCAAGCTGCTCGACCAGCTGACCACGGGGCGCGTCCCTCCGGGAACCCGGCTGCCCTCCGAGCGGCAGTTGGCGGCGAGCCTCCAGGTGGGGCGCTCGGCCGTGCGTGAGGCGATCGCGGTGCTCGATGTGCTGGGGATCGTCGACATCCGTCCGGGTTCCGGCACCTACCTGCGCGGCAGCAGCTCCGACATGCTTCCCCGCACCATCAACTGGGGGCTCATGCTGGCGCAACCGCGCACCCATGACCTGGTGGAGATGCGCCAGTACCTCGAGATCCTCTCCGCGCGACTCGCCGCCGAGCGGGCGACCGACGAGGCGATCGCCCAGATCGAACAGCGCGTGCAGGAGATGAAGCGGGTCTCGGGCGACGTGTCCAAGTACGTCGACGCCGACGTGGCCTTCCACCTCGAGGTGGCGCACGCGGCCAACAACTCGGTGCTGAGCGACATCCTGCACAGCGTCCGCGAGCTGCTGCACGTCTGGGTCGAGCGCACGAGTCAGGATCGCTCCTCGGCGGCGGCGAGCGCGGAAGAGCATGCCACGGTCTACCGCGCGATCGCGAGCCGGGATCCCGATGCCGCCGAGGCGGCGATGCGCGAGCACATGGTCACCGCGAGCGCTCGATTGAGGGACTCGCTCGGCGAAGACGCCTGACGCGGTCGGCTCAGTCGGCTGCGCCGAGCGAGAGCTCGATCTCGATGCCGAGCGGGACGCGCTCGCCCGGCTCGATGAGCGGGAAGCGGCGTTCCCCCGGGGGGCCGCTGGGAAGCGTCGTCGAGGGTTCGAGGCCGACCGCGTAGTGCCCCGCGGTGTTCGCGGACTCCCAGTGCGTGACGGTGGGCATCACCTCGGCGTTCCACCCCACGCGCACGCCGCCCGCGCCGGCACCGTCGATGCGCGGGTTCCGCACCGACGCGGAGGCGCGGCCCGCGTCGTCCGCGGCCGCGATGTACAACCAGCTTCGCTCCGGGCGACCGCGTTCCGGGGCGGGGACGGTCGAGCCGTCGCCGACGCCGCGGCGCCGCACTCCGTCGATGAGCACCTGGGCGCCCGGTGCGAGGACCGGCCAGCCGACGTTCACGTGATAGAGCACGGCGAGGGGACTGCTCGCGTATCCCTCGTTCGTGACGGTGTCGTCGATCCGGATGGTGGTCGATCCGTAGGCGAGGCTCACGCGCCTGCGCAGGACGAGGTGCTCGCCGAAGAGCGACACCTGGGCGATCTCGCCCTCGACCACGGCCACGGGGCTGCCGTCCGGATCGAGCTGGACGCCGTAGCCGGTGAGGTGCGCGGGGGTGCCGCTGATGCGCCCGTGCTGGGGGAACTCGTCGATCGTGCGTGCGGCGTATCCGAATCGCTCCGCGGAACGCTCGCGCGGCGCGCCCACGTGATCGAGTCCGCAGGTCGTGAGCAGCCCGCCGAGGAAGGTGCGCTGCGGACCGAACCCGCGGTTCTCGACGTACCACGGGCCGACGATGCCCATGGGCGGCCGCCACGCCACGGGAACCCCGTCGATGCGGGCCGCGGCGATGTCGAGGGCGCGATCGACCACGACCTCGAGCGACACGCGGTCGTTCTGCAGCAACGCGCTCCGCACTCCGCGTTCGGGGCCGTCCGCGTGGGTCACGAGCTCGGCGGCCATGCTCTGGCGCGCCGCGCCGACCGCCGCGAACAGCTCGGAGGACGGGTGCAGTCGGGGGAGGTCGCTTCTCATCGTCATCGAGCCTTTCCGAAGGTAATATAGCAACCGGTTGACCAATCAAGGATGAGGGTGCCATGAGATTCCATGTCGGGTCCTACTCGCGCCGATCGCCGTGGGCCGCCGCCCCCGACGGGCACGGCGAGGGCATCGCCCTCGCCGAACTCTCCGAGGAATCGGGGGCGCTCGAGCTGGTCGAGTTCCGCTTCGACGACAACCCCGCCTACATCGACACCGATCCCCGCGCAGCTCGACTGTGGACGGTCACCGAGCTCGAGACGGGAGGCGCGCTGCACGGCTACGAGGTGGACGCCGATGGGACGCTGGGTCGCCGCACCGGTGTCGACACGGGGGCGGACGCTCCGTGCCACGTCACGGCGGACCTGGTGCACGACCTCGCCTACGTCGCCCACTACCAGGGCGCCCGCTTCTCGGTGCTCGCGCTGGACGACGGGCTGCCGGCGTCGCTCGTCGAGGTGCACGAGATGCCCGGTGTCGTCGCGGGCGTGGATCGCCGCGACGCTCGGCCTCGCCCCCACTCGAGCCTCGTCATCGGAGATCACGTGCTCATGGCGGACTGCGGGAGGGACAGCCTCCTGCTCTTCCGGATCCACGGGCGGGGAGCCGATGCGAGGCTGTCGCTCGCCGCCGAGCTGGCGCTCCCCGAGCGGACCGGCCCACGTCACCTGGCCGCCGGGCGGGGCGGGATCGTCTACGTCAGCAACCAGAACACCCCGGGGATCAGCGTCATCGAGGTGACGGTCGGAGCGGACCCCGCGTTGCGCGTCGTGCAGCTCGTGGCATCGCCGGGCCTCGGCCGCGCGGCCGCACTGACCTCCGAGGTGGCGGTCCACCCAACGCTCCCGATCGTCTATCTCGCCAATCGGCGGGACGAGTCGCTCTCGGTGTTTGACATCGTCGCCGAGGACGGCAGCCTCGCCCTCCGCGAATCCGTGGACGTGCTCGGGGCGTGGCCGCGCCACTTCCGCGTCACCCCCGACGGCGGCTTCCTCCTGGTGGCCAACCAGAACTCGGACGAGGTCGTGAGCTTCGCGGTCGACGAGCGAGGGGGCCTCTCCTGGACGGGGCATCGACTCGGCATCCCGACCCCGACGATGATCCGGTACTGGTGACCCGACTCGCCGAGCTCCCGCGGTCGGCCGACGGTGCCGCCGGCTCCGAGTCGGCGACCCTCAGGCGGTGGCGCCGGCGAGACGATCCGCGAGGATGCGGCCGCGCGCGAGCTGGACGGCGCCCGCCCGGCCGGCGGCGAAGCGGCGCAGGCCCCACGGCGCCGTGACGGCGATCCGGTCGACGACGCGCGATCCGGTGCCCTCGGGGCTGATCTCGTAGGCGTAGGCGAGCTGCACCTTGCCGGGGCTGTCGACGTCGCCGCTCACGACGAGTCGCTCGGGGTCGGTGTCGTCGGCGCGCAGCGTGACCGCGATGCGGTTGTCGTAGCGCAGGAACCCGAGGAAGCGGAAGCGCTCGACGGCCACATAGTGCAGCAGGCCGCCGTCGGTGCGGATGTCGCGCGCCTCGATCACGAGCGGCGACAGGCCCACGTAGTTGCGCGGGTCGCGCAGGTGGTCGAACACCGCGCGCGGGGGAGCGTCGACGTGGACGGTGTGCTCGGATGGCTCGGTGGCGCGGTTCACGACTGCGACTCTAGGGGCAGCCGATCGATCCGTTATCCGTTTTGACAATCATTATCAATAAGCACTAGCGTCGGAGCATGCTTCGACGACCCGCACCCCTTGCCGCCGCCCTCACCCTCCTCGTGGCCGCCGCCGCCCTCACCGGCTGCGCGACGACCCCCGACGCCGTCGACGACGGCACCATCCGCATCGTCGCCTCCACGAACGTGTACGGCGACATCGCCCGCACCATCGCGGGCGACGACGCCGAGATCACCTCGCTCATCCACGACTCCGCCCAGGATCCGCACGAGTTCGAGGCCACGCCGCGCGACGCGCTCGCGGTGTCGCAGGCCGACATCGTGATCGTCAACGGCGGAGGCTACGACGACTTCATGGGCTCGCTGCTCGAGCAGGCGTCCTCGCCCGTCGTGCTCGACGCCGTCGAGCTCTCGGGGCTCGACACCGAGCCCGCCGACGGCGAGTTCAACGAGCACGTCTGGTACCACTTCGACACCGTGGCGGCCGTCGCCGACGCCATCGCGGATGCCGTCGCCGAACTCGAGCCGGCCGAGGCGGACGCCGCCGAGGCGCGCGCCGCCCAGTTCCGCACCGGTCTCGACGCGCTCGCCGCGCGGGCAGCCGACATCGCCGCCGACCACGGCGGGGCGGGGGTCGCGGTCACCGAACCCGTGCCGCTGTACCTGCTCGAGGCCGCCGGGCTCGAGAACCGCACCCCGAGCGAGTTCAGCGAGGCCGTCGAAGAGGGCACCGACGCACCCGCCCTCGTGCTCGAGGCGATGATCGCCCTCGTCGGCGACGGCAGCGTCGCCCTCCTCGCCTACAACGAGCAGACCGTCGGCCCGCAGACCGAGCAGGTGCTCGCCGCCGCCCAGGATGCCGGCACCCCGGTCGTGTCCTTCACGGAGCTGCTGCCCGACGGCGAGGACTACCTCTCCTGGATGGGCGCGAACCTCGACGCCGTGGAGGCGGCGCTCGCGGGCTGAGCCGCCGTCAGCCCCACGCCGAGGCGGGCGCTTGCACGACATCCACCGGGGTGTAGTGCCAGTGCCCGCCGTTCGCGTAGTGACCGGTCGCCCACGGGGAGGCCCAGATCGCCGATTCGATCGCGGCCGTGCTCGAACCGTCGGCGAAGGCGGCCCGGATGCCGGCGTAACCGCGATGGGTGAGCAGCGCGTCGGCCGCGTTCTCGGCCGCGGCGACGAGGCTCACGTTGCTGCCCGTTCCTCCCGGACCATAGCTCGCCCCCCAGCCGTTGTTGAGCGGGTTGTTGCGGTTCCACCAGTTCTTC
The Protaetiibacter larvae DNA segment above includes these coding regions:
- a CDS encoding FadR/GntR family transcriptional regulator, which translates into the protein MTDSDGLASMLADGLGVVPRESVVSSVARKLLDQLTTGRVPPGTRLPSERQLAASLQVGRSAVREAIAVLDVLGIVDIRPGSGTYLRGSSSDMLPRTINWGLMLAQPRTHDLVEMRQYLEILSARLAAERATDEAIAQIEQRVQEMKRVSGDVSKYVDADVAFHLEVAHAANNSVLSDILHSVRELLHVWVERTSQDRSSAAASAEEHATVYRAIASRDPDAAEAAMREHMVTASARLRDSLGEDA
- a CDS encoding aldose 1-epimerase family protein; translation: MTMRSDLPRLHPSSELFAAVGAARQSMAAELVTHADGPERGVRSALLQNDRVSLEVVVDRALDIAAARIDGVPVAWRPPMGIVGPWYVENRGFGPQRTFLGGLLTTCGLDHVGAPRERSAERFGYAARTIDEFPQHGRISGTPAHLTGYGVQLDPDGSPVAVVEGEIAQVSLFGEHLVLRRRVSLAYGSTTIRIDDTVTNEGYASSPLAVLYHVNVGWPVLAPGAQVLIDGVRRRGVGDGSTVPAPERGRPERSWLYIAAADDAGRASASVRNPRIDGAGAGGVRVGWNAEVMPTVTHWESANTAGHYAVGLEPSTTLPSGPPGERRFPLIEPGERVPLGIEIELSLGAAD
- a CDS encoding lactonase family protein, with the translated sequence MRFHVGSYSRRSPWAAAPDGHGEGIALAELSEESGALELVEFRFDDNPAYIDTDPRAARLWTVTELETGGALHGYEVDADGTLGRRTGVDTGADAPCHVTADLVHDLAYVAHYQGARFSVLALDDGLPASLVEVHEMPGVVAGVDRRDARPRPHSSLVIGDHVLMADCGRDSLLLFRIHGRGADARLSLAAELALPERTGPRHLAAGRGGIVYVSNQNTPGISVIEVTVGADPALRVVQLVASPGLGRAAALTSEVAVHPTLPIVYLANRRDESLSVFDIVAEDGSLALRESVDVLGAWPRHFRVTPDGGFLLVANQNSDEVVSFAVDERGGLSWTGHRLGIPTPTMIRYW
- a CDS encoding SRPBCC family protein; amino-acid sequence: MNRATEPSEHTVHVDAPPRAVFDHLRDPRNYVGLSPLVIEARDIRTDGGLLHYVAVERFRFLGFLRYDNRIAVTLRADDTDPERLVVSGDVDSPGKVQLAYAYEISPEGTGSRVVDRIAVTAPWGLRRFAAGRAGAVQLARGRILADRLAGATA
- a CDS encoding metal ABC transporter solute-binding protein, Zn/Mn family, which translates into the protein MLRRPAPLAAALTLLVAAAALTGCATTPDAVDDGTIRIVASTNVYGDIARTIAGDDAEITSLIHDSAQDPHEFEATPRDALAVSQADIVIVNGGGYDDFMGSLLEQASSPVVLDAVELSGLDTEPADGEFNEHVWYHFDTVAAVADAIADAVAELEPAEADAAEARAAQFRTGLDALAARAADIAADHGGAGVAVTEPVPLYLLEAAGLENRTPSEFSEAVEEGTDAPALVLEAMIALVGDGSVALLAYNEQTVGPQTEQVLAAAQDAGTPVVSFTELLPDGEDYLSWMGANLDAVEAALAG